Part of the Thermus sp. LT1-2-5 genome, CCAAGGGCCTGGAAGAGGTCGTCGTCCTCCAGGTGCTCCGGGTCCAGGTAGACCTCGAGGCCCACCCCCCAGGCCCGGAGGGCCTCGAGGCGCCCCTCCACCTCGCCCACGGGCAGGGAAACCCTTAGGTCCATGCCCGGACTTTAGGGCTTCTCTGTCAGGTAGCGGTCAGCCAGGCGGAATAGGGCCACCGCCGAGGCGGCCCCCAGGACGGGGAAGAGGGCGGGGACCAGGGCGTAGGGGCTCGCCGCCCCCTCCACCCCGAGGAGCCAGGCCAAGAGCCTGGGGGAGAGGTCCCGCGCCGGGTTCAGGGCGAACCCTCCCGGCCCCCCAAGCCCATACCCCACGGCGGCCACGGTGAGGGCCAGCCAGAGGGCCACGATCCTCCCGTCCCTGCCGGCGAAGAGGATCACCGCCATGAGGGCGAAGGTGCCCAAGGTCTCCGCCACCGCCGGGCCGGTCCAGCCGTAGAGGGCCTCGGGGGCGGTGCGGAGAAAGCCGGGCCCGGTGCTGAACACGTTGGGGAGGCCCTGGGCCAGGAGGCCTTCCCGGTAGGCCAGATAGGCGCCCAAGGCCCCCAGGAACCCCCCGAGGAACTGGCCCAGGAGGTACAGGGGCACGAAGCGCCAGGGGAAGAGGCCCCCCAAGGCGAAGGCCAGGGTCACGGCGGGGTTGAGGTGGGCCCCGGAGAGGGGGCGGCTCGCCAAGACCCCCACCAACACGGCAAGCCCCGAGCCCAGGGCGATGGCGTCGTACCCGAAGGCTCCGGGGCGCAGGCGGGGCTCCAGGACGGCGTTGGCGGCGCTTCCCACCGTGAGGAGGACGAGGAGGAAGGTGCCGAGGGTTTCTCCCAGGAGAACCTTTGGCCAGACCATGCTCGCCTCCTCGCCTACCCTGAGCCTAGGGCCGCTCCCGCGGGGGTATGACGGTCTTTGGGGCGGGGGAAGCGGAGGAGGGGCTCTACCCTAAGCCTCACCACCTCCCCCGGCCTCTCCTCCAGCCGCACCCAAGCCTCTCCCATGGGGAGGCGCACCCGGCAGAGCGCCTCGCCCCGCAGGCTTCGGCGTTCCAGGACCGTGCCCACAAGCTCTCCCCCCCGCTTCACCCACTCCTGGCGGAAGGCGAGGACCTCGTCCCCCACGGGGAGGAGGTTGGCCCGGCCGAAGGCGAGGAAGCTCTCCAGGGAGTTGGGGCGGGCGTACACCTCCTCGGGCCTTCCCACCTGCAGAAGCCTCCCCCCGCTCATCACCCCCACCCGGTCGGCCAGGAGCATGGCCTCCTCGGGGTCGTGGGTCACGTGGAGGGCCGTGATCCCCGCCTCCTTGAGGAGGGCGCGCACCTCGAGGCGCAACCCCTCCCGCAGCACGGGGTCCAGGGCGCTGTAGGGTTCGTCCAAGAGGAGAACCTTGGGCCTTCGGGCCAAGGCCCGGGCTAGGGCCACCCGTTGCCGCTGCCCACCCGAAAGCTGGTGGGGCCTCTTGCCCGCGTGGTCCCCAAGCCCTACCCGCTCCAGGAGGGCCAGGGCTTCCTTGCGGTCAGGCCTCGGCATCGCCAGGAGGAGGTGGTCCAGGGCGGTGAGGTGAGGCCAGAGCCCCAGGTCCTGGAAGACGTAGGCCACGCCCCGGCCCTCGGGGGGCACCCGGGTGACGTCCTTTCCCTCCAGGAAGACTTGGCCCCGGTCCGGGGCGAGGAGCCCCGCCACCAGGTTGAGGAGGGTGCTCTTGCCGCTTCCCGAGGCCCCTAGGAGGACAAAGATCTCCCCTTGGGCCACCTCCAGCTCCACCCCCTCAACCCCCCCTCCCCCGGGAAAGCGCTTGGTAAGGGCCTGAAGCCTCACCATCTCGGCCTCCCCAAAAGCCCCAGGGCGGCCACGCCGGCGAGGACCAGGCCTAAGGCGGCCGCCTCCCGGTAGAGCCCCCCGTTAAGGGCGGAGAGGGCCGCCACCCCCACCGTTTCCGCCCCCGGGGCGTAGAGGAGGGCGGAGAGGGTGACCTCGGCGAAGGCCAGGGGAAAGAGGAGGAAGCCGCCAGCGAAGAGGGAAGGCAGGAGGAGGGGGTACCCGAGCCGGAGCCAGCTGCGCCAGAAGGGAAGCCCGTGCACCCTCCCGGCGAGGACCGCCCCCTCCACCCGCGCCCCCGCCTCTAGGGACCTCAGGGCGAGGGCGGCGAAGTTGAGCAAGTAGGCCAGGAGGAGAAGCCAGGGGGTGCCGTAAAGGGGGGTGGGGGCGAGGAGGAGGATGAGCCCGATCCCTAGGAGGGTGCCGGGCATGAGGTAGTTGAGGTCCAGGGCCCCCCGCAAGGCCTTGAGGGTCCGGGGAAAGGGTTTGAGGAGGAGGGCGAGGCCGAGGAGGAGACCGGTGGCGAGGAGGGCGAGAAGGAGGGAGTGGAGAAGGCCCTGGCGGAAAAGGGGCTGGGCGAAAGCCTGGGCGAAGGCGGGGTCCAACGCGCCCGTGTAGGGGTTAAACAGGGCCTCCCGCAGGAGCCCAAGAAGGGAAAGCCCCAAGGACGCTAGGGCGTAGAGGGCGAAGAGGAGGCGGGACACTGGGTGGGGCCTATCCGGGAGGGCTGCCTGGGCCTCGAGGAGGGCCGGCCGGGAGAGGAGGAGGGCTGGCAGGGCCAGGAGCCCCAGCCAAAGCCCCAGGGCGGCCGCCTCGCCCAAGGGGTCTTGCGCCAGGGGGTTCGTGAGCCGGGCGTAGGCCAGGGTGGGGAGGGTGTAGACCCGCTCGGGAAGGCCTAGGACCGCTGGCACGCCGAAGTTCCCCAGGAGGGCCAGGTAGAGGGTGCCTCCGGCCACCAGCAGCGGGGGGAGGAGGGGGGGCAAAAAGGCGCGGAGCCGCCGTAGCCCCTGGACCCCGTGGACCCTGGCCGCCTGGAGCAGGGGGAGGGCGCCCTCCACCTGAGGCTTCAGGAGAAGATAGGCCAGGGGGGTGTAGTGAAGGGTCCAGGCCAGGAGGATCCCCGGCGCCCCATAGGCCTCGAGGCCTAACGTCTGTAGGGAGAACAACACGCCCATCCCGGTGACGAAAGGGGGCACGAGGTAGTTCAGCAGGAGCGGGATTTCCCAAAGGGGCCCCACCCCACCCCGCAGGGCGAGATAGGCGAGGACAAGGCCCAGCCCTAAGGCCAGGAGGCTTCCTCCCAAGGCCAGCGTTCCGGTGAGGAGCACCACGTCCAGGTCCCGGGGGGGAAGGAGGTGGGGGAGGCCCCGGGGGAGGAGGGCCAGGAGGGGCAGGGTGGGGAGGAACGCTAGGGCCGGGAGCGTCCAGGAGAAGAGGGGTCGGGGGAGGGTCATCTTCTCAGCCCGAAGAGGGCGTTAAACCTCTCCAGGGTCTTGGAATCGGCGAAGGTGGCCCGGACGCCCACCACCTTTTCCGGGGCCCCCTTGGGTTTAGGGCTTTGCGGCATGACGGGATAGT contains:
- a CDS encoding MIP/aquaporin family protein; this translates as MVWPKVLLGETLGTFLLVLLTVGSAANAVLEPRLRPGAFGYDAIALGSGLAVLVGVLASRPLSGAHLNPAVTLAFALGGLFPWRFVPLYLLGQFLGGFLGALGAYLAYREGLLAQGLPNVFSTGPGFLRTAPEALYGWTGPAVAETLGTFALMAVILFAGRDGRIVALWLALTVAAVGYGLGGPGGFALNPARDLSPRLLAWLLGVEGAASPYALVPALFPVLGAASAVALFRLADRYLTEKP
- a CDS encoding ABC transporter ATP-binding protein → MVRLQALTKRFPGGGGVEGVELEVAQGEIFVLLGASGSGKSTLLNLVAGLLAPDRGQVFLEGKDVTRVPPEGRGVAYVFQDLGLWPHLTALDHLLLAMPRPDRKEALALLERVGLGDHAGKRPHQLSGGQRQRVALARALARRPKVLLLDEPYSALDPVLREGLRLEVRALLKEAGITALHVTHDPEEAMLLADRVGVMSGGRLLQVGRPEEVYARPNSLESFLAFGRANLLPVGDEVLAFRQEWVKRGGELVGTVLERRSLRGEALCRVRLPMGEAWVRLEERPGEVVRLRVEPLLRFPRPKDRHTPAGAALGSG
- a CDS encoding ABC transporter permease; amino-acid sequence: MTLPRPLFSWTLPALAFLPTLPLLALLPRGLPHLLPPRDLDVVLLTGTLALGGSLLALGLGLVLAYLALRGGVGPLWEIPLLLNYLVPPFVTGMGVLFSLQTLGLEAYGAPGILLAWTLHYTPLAYLLLKPQVEGALPLLQAARVHGVQGLRRLRAFLPPLLPPLLVAGGTLYLALLGNFGVPAVLGLPERVYTLPTLAYARLTNPLAQDPLGEAAALGLWLGLLALPALLLSRPALLEAQAALPDRPHPVSRLLFALYALASLGLSLLGLLREALFNPYTGALDPAFAQAFAQPLFRQGLLHSLLLALLATGLLLGLALLLKPFPRTLKALRGALDLNYLMPGTLLGIGLILLLAPTPLYGTPWLLLLAYLLNFAALALRSLEAGARVEGAVLAGRVHGLPFWRSWLRLGYPLLLPSLFAGGFLLFPLAFAEVTLSALLYAPGAETVGVAALSALNGGLYREAAALGLVLAGVAALGLLGRPRW